From the genome of Streptomyces sp. NBC_00659, one region includes:
- a CDS encoding arsenate reductase ArsC — translation MSSSPLASVLFVCVHNAGRSQMAAGFLNHLAGDRVEVRSAGSIPGDRVNPAAVEAMKEVGVDIADAEPKILTTEAVQASDYVITMGCGDACPVFPGKKYLDWALEDPAGKGVESVRPIRDEIRTRIEALIAEIDGKRRA, via the coding sequence ATGTCCTCCAGCCCGCTCGCCTCCGTGCTCTTCGTCTGTGTCCACAACGCCGGGCGCTCGCAGATGGCCGCCGGATTCCTGAACCACCTAGCCGGCGACCGGGTCGAGGTCCGCTCCGCCGGATCGATCCCGGGCGACCGCGTCAACCCGGCCGCGGTCGAGGCCATGAAGGAAGTCGGCGTCGACATCGCCGACGCCGAGCCGAAGATCCTCACCACCGAGGCCGTCCAGGCGTCCGACTACGTCATCACCATGGGCTGCGGTGACGCCTGCCCGGTCTTCCCCGGCAAGAAGTATCTCGACTGGGCCCTCGAAGACCCGGCCGGCAAGGGCGTCGAGTCCGTCCGCCCCATCCGCGACGAGATCAGGACCCGTATCGAGGCACTGATCGCCGAGATCGACGGGAAGCGGCGGGCGTGA
- a CDS encoding chloride channel protein: protein MLAQPAYRRVLVFCALIGVPVSLAAFWFLVLLHELEHLMWEQWPHDLGWSQPPWWWPLPPMLLAGVLVGLIVAWLPGRGGHIPASGLHAGGVAASALPGVALAALAGLPLGAVLGPESPLIALGGGLALLFRDLVRVPATPASTALLGAAGAAAAISAIFGSPLVAAVLLMEVAGVGGPQLFAVMLPALLSSGVGAIVFTGFGDWTGLQTGSLKIGLPAPSTLDIGDVVWSVLMALVIGVGVHWIIVGGRYAARSVSAHTLRTTVLCALGAGGCAALYAAVTGRSPAEVALSGQTALAQLAAHPHAWSAGSLVAVVLLKSVAYALCLGSLRGGPVFPSLFLGGATGALLAPLPGFGVVPAMAAGMAAASAAALRLPVSSVVLVVLLVGNSGTVPVVVLAAVVSFVTVELLPQGPDIPPFRAAAGRAPRPASSRP, encoded by the coding sequence ATGCTGGCCCAGCCCGCCTACCGGCGGGTGCTGGTGTTCTGCGCCCTGATCGGTGTCCCGGTCTCGCTGGCCGCGTTCTGGTTCCTGGTGCTCCTCCACGAGCTGGAACATCTGATGTGGGAACAGTGGCCGCACGATCTCGGGTGGTCGCAACCGCCGTGGTGGTGGCCGCTTCCCCCGATGCTCCTGGCCGGGGTGCTGGTGGGCCTGATCGTGGCGTGGCTTCCGGGCCGGGGCGGACACATCCCCGCCTCGGGCCTGCACGCCGGCGGGGTGGCGGCCTCCGCTCTGCCGGGCGTCGCGCTCGCCGCCCTGGCCGGCCTTCCGCTGGGAGCCGTGCTCGGCCCGGAGTCGCCGCTGATCGCCCTCGGCGGAGGTCTGGCCCTGCTCTTCCGGGATCTCGTACGGGTCCCCGCGACCCCGGCGAGCACGGCGCTGCTCGGTGCCGCGGGCGCCGCCGCGGCCATCTCGGCGATCTTCGGCAGCCCCTTGGTCGCCGCCGTGCTGCTGATGGAGGTCGCCGGCGTGGGCGGGCCGCAGCTGTTCGCGGTGATGCTGCCCGCGCTGCTCTCCAGCGGAGTCGGAGCCATCGTCTTCACCGGTTTCGGCGACTGGACCGGCCTGCAGACCGGCAGCCTGAAGATCGGACTGCCCGCGCCCTCGACCCTCGACATCGGGGACGTGGTCTGGTCGGTGCTCATGGCGCTGGTCATCGGGGTCGGCGTCCACTGGATCATCGTGGGCGGCCGGTACGCGGCCCGTTCGGTGTCCGCGCACACGCTGCGGACCACGGTGCTGTGCGCGCTCGGCGCGGGCGGCTGCGCGGCCCTCTACGCGGCCGTCACCGGGCGCTCGCCGGCCGAGGTGGCCCTGTCCGGCCAGACCGCCCTCGCCCAGCTCGCCGCCCACCCGCACGCGTGGTCGGCCGGCAGCCTGGTGGCCGTGGTCCTGCTCAAGTCCGTCGCGTACGCACTGTGCCTGGGCAGCCTGAGGGGCGGCCCGGTGTTCCCCTCGCTGTTCCTCGGCGGTGCGACGGGCGCCCTGCTGGCACCGCTCCCGGGGTTCGGTGTCGTGCCGGCCATGGCGGCGGGCATGGCCGCCGCTTCCGCCGCCGCGCTCAGGCTGCCGGTCAGCTCCGTGGTTCTGGTCGTGCTTCTCGTGGGCAACTCGGGAACGGTCCCGGTGGTCGTGCTCGCCGCCGTGGTGTCCTTCGTGACCGTGGAACTGCTTCCGCAGGGCCCGGACATCCCGCCGTTCAGGGCCGCAGCCGGTCGAGCGCCTCGTCCAGCGTCGTCGCGGCCATGA
- a CDS encoding glycoside hydrolase family 15 protein, which translates to MDRYPPIADHGLVGDLQTAALVSSRGVVDWFAAPRFDSPSVFAALLDHDGGGYLRLAPDHPEGTWRQLYYPDTAVVVTRFMSPDGVGEVIDHMPVLTGPTPTDRHSLVRIVRSVRGTVHFALECRPRFDYARASHELELTSRTATFRSPVATAHLQGSIPLERDGQDVRGGITLENGESAAVVFTVCGPDGEAPPPLTVDRLTEDLWSNVDFWQKWVRTSNYRGRWTEMVHRSAITLKLLTYAPTGAPVAAATMGLPEQIGGERNWDYRYTWVRDGSLSVRALLDLGFVEEATHFTRWLGDRLQEREGPDDEPLQIMYRVDGDPHLTEEILEHFEGYRGSYPVRAGNGAAGQLQLDIYGEALYALTEGRAVGEQGGYHGWKALSGILDWLADSWDRPDEGIWETRGGRKDFTYSRVMCWAAFDRGLKLAAEFSRPADTVRWTKARDEILEQVMARGWSEKQQAIVQHYDGDVLDASLLLAPRVGFVSPRSPGWLTTLDAMERVLVSDSLVYRYDPGASPDGLRGSEGTFSLCTFLYVDALARAGRLPQARYTFEKMQTYANHVGLFAEEIGPSGEQLGNFPQAFTHLSLIMAATTLDEALDRLRP; encoded by the coding sequence ATGGACCGCTATCCGCCCATCGCCGACCACGGTCTCGTCGGGGACCTTCAGACCGCGGCCCTGGTGTCGTCCCGGGGCGTCGTCGACTGGTTCGCGGCACCGCGCTTCGACTCCCCCAGTGTCTTCGCCGCGCTGCTGGACCACGACGGCGGCGGCTACCTCCGCCTCGCGCCCGATCACCCCGAGGGAACCTGGCGGCAGCTGTACTACCCGGACACGGCCGTCGTCGTGACCCGGTTCATGTCCCCGGACGGCGTGGGCGAGGTCATCGACCACATGCCGGTCCTCACCGGTCCGACACCGACCGACCGGCACAGCCTGGTGCGCATCGTCCGTTCGGTGCGCGGCACCGTGCACTTCGCCCTGGAGTGCCGGCCGCGGTTCGACTACGCGCGGGCGAGCCACGAACTCGAACTCACGTCCCGTACGGCGACGTTCAGGTCCCCGGTGGCGACCGCCCATCTCCAGGGCAGCATCCCGCTCGAACGCGACGGCCAGGACGTCCGGGGCGGCATCACCCTGGAGAACGGCGAGTCGGCCGCGGTCGTGTTCACGGTGTGCGGTCCGGACGGCGAAGCCCCGCCGCCCCTCACGGTCGACCGGCTCACCGAGGACCTGTGGAGCAACGTCGACTTCTGGCAGAAGTGGGTCCGCACCTCGAACTACCGGGGCCGCTGGACGGAGATGGTGCACCGCTCCGCGATCACTCTCAAGCTCCTGACCTACGCCCCGACCGGAGCACCGGTCGCCGCCGCCACCATGGGGCTGCCCGAGCAGATCGGCGGTGAGCGCAACTGGGACTACCGGTACACGTGGGTGCGGGACGGCTCGCTCTCGGTGCGGGCGCTGCTCGACCTCGGTTTCGTGGAGGAGGCGACCCACTTCACCCGCTGGCTGGGCGACCGGCTGCAGGAGCGCGAAGGGCCGGACGACGAGCCCCTCCAGATCATGTACCGGGTCGACGGCGACCCGCATCTGACGGAGGAGATCCTGGAGCACTTCGAGGGCTACCGGGGCTCGTACCCGGTACGGGCCGGCAACGGAGCCGCCGGCCAGTTGCAGCTCGACATCTACGGCGAGGCCCTCTACGCGCTGACCGAGGGCCGCGCGGTGGGCGAACAGGGCGGCTACCACGGCTGGAAGGCGCTGAGCGGCATCCTCGACTGGCTCGCGGACTCCTGGGACCGCCCGGACGAGGGCATCTGGGAGACCCGGGGCGGGCGCAAGGACTTCACCTACAGCCGCGTCATGTGCTGGGCCGCCTTCGACCGGGGTCTGAAGCTGGCCGCGGAGTTCAGCAGACCGGCCGACACCGTCCGCTGGACGAAGGCGCGGGACGAGATTCTCGAACAGGTCATGGCGCGCGGCTGGAGCGAGAAGCAGCAGGCGATCGTCCAGCACTACGACGGCGACGTCCTGGACGCCTCCCTGCTGCTGGCCCCCCGTGTCGGCTTCGTCTCCCCGCGCAGTCCCGGCTGGCTGACCACGCTGGACGCCATGGAGCGCGTACTCGTCTCCGACAGTCTCGTCTACCGCTACGACCCGGGGGCCTCCCCGGACGGGCTGCGCGGCTCCGAAGGGACGTTCAGCCTCTGCACGTTCCTGTACGTCGACGCGCTCGCCCGGGCGGGACGGCTTCCCCAGGCCCGCTACACCTTCGAGAAGATGCAGACGTACGCCAACCATGTCGGTCTGTTCGCCGAGGAGATCGGCCCCAGCGGGGAGCAACTGGGCAACTTCCCGCAGGCCTTCACCCATCTGTCCCTCATCATGGCCGCGACGACGCTGGACGAGGCGCTCGACCGGCTGCGGCCCTGA